Proteins encoded in a region of the Chitinimonas sp. BJYL2 genome:
- a CDS encoding DUF4062 domain-containing protein: MAKPRIFISSTYYDLKHARKHLEIFIESLGYDSVLFESGDIPFRHDHSIDESCYSEITTCHMLVLIIGGRYGSAASTEIKVPDKETDKIYEQYNSITKKEYIAARDRDIPIFIFVEKNVLAEFNTYKANRDNTSIKWAHVDSINIFTLLEEIIGQKRNNFVRGFENLDEISNWLKDQWAGLFADFLSRKSQETTMSNLSAQIGELESVNKALREYTETILKSVAPDESSQIISKQHNRIASYKLKRFYLEPMINYIVREANLEANAAEIYSAFQKADTLESFLKLCHAGDDFTDKFMVQHEALGRKDFDDLKERYSFSPEDIHDPEPIEIRTTRRTTKK, encoded by the coding sequence ATGGCTAAACCTAGAATATTTATCAGCTCTACGTATTACGACCTCAAGCATGCGAGAAAGCATCTTGAGATATTTATCGAATCTTTAGGGTACGATTCCGTACTTTTTGAGAGTGGTGACATACCATTTAGACATGACCACTCGATAGATGAGTCTTGCTACAGTGAAATCACAACTTGCCACATGCTGGTACTCATCATTGGTGGTCGCTATGGAAGTGCCGCATCAACAGAAATAAAAGTGCCGGACAAAGAAACAGACAAAATATACGAACAATACAACTCCATAACAAAAAAGGAATATATAGCAGCGCGCGACAGAGACATTCCAATATTTATCTTCGTAGAGAAAAATGTTCTCGCCGAATTTAACACCTACAAAGCAAATCGAGACAACACCAGCATAAAGTGGGCGCACGTCGATAGCATTAACATATTCACCTTACTTGAAGAAATAATCGGACAAAAGCGCAATAACTTTGTAAGGGGCTTCGAAAATTTAGACGAAATATCAAACTGGCTTAAAGACCAATGGGCCGGATTATTTGCCGACTTCCTTTCAAGGAAGAGTCAAGAAACAACCATGTCCAATCTATCCGCACAGATTGGGGAGCTCGAAAGCGTAAACAAAGCCCTAAGGGAATATACCGAAACCATTCTGAAATCTGTTGCGCCGGATGAGTCCAGTCAAATCATTTCAAAGCAACACAACAGAATAGCCTCATATAAGTTAAAGAGATTTTATTTGGAGCCGATGATTAATTACATTGTCAGGGAAGCCAACCTAGAGGCGAATGCCGCAGAAATATACAGTGCATTTCAGAAAGCAGACACTTTAGAGTCATTCTTAAAGTTATGTCATGCCGGCGACGATTTTACCGATAAATTCATGGTGCAGCATGAAGCTCTCGGAAGAAAAGACTTTGATGACCTTAAAGAGCGATACTCTTTTTCACCAGAAGACATACACGATCCTGAGCCAATTGAAATACGCACCACAAGGCGAACCACCAAGAAATAG